One genomic window of Parasteatoda tepidariorum isolate YZ-2023 chromosome 9, CAS_Ptep_4.0, whole genome shotgun sequence includes the following:
- the LOC107455561 gene encoding AP-4 complex accessory subunit Tepsin isoform X1, with protein sequence MSALKTLYNEVELLVQYPEVGLAISDSAAPVPGYLYGEINAVTYINYGNNCKPLVNFLVSRLQPGTPLVAIKILKLLLYLVKNGHTEIVEEVKYQEVALKEAMGFHGPPDDLHGKAFYENIRKLAKELLDFIFSENREVSDASPPPVLELTGYGSNANTKGLSGFGFSVKSQKSISEKITDGVTSFVDKLLPSNDKEQAETQASHLGDSLPQYKPLIINKDSAEIDMLAPASTQNVTQKLAPVPRSKRKARVYKPGKPGGGWDDSDDEEEEDVMELAREDISKCSSVSFDCIDISKVEVKDSVIDWVDEHKVVDSFTLNEPLHKIDYSSITSLCKSCSSLNCDKILAFLLSKLEEKEELVQLRALIFVEYLIFHDIVSLESLMKILVSPLNNFIEKAEEAPNSVKIKAKKVCLIIKNLIKSSPHSFPFASTQTPIKCNT encoded by the exons CTGTTACTTATATTAATTATGGAAACAACTGCAAACCACTTGTTAACTTTTTAGTCTCAAGACTACAGCCTGGAACGCCTTTAGTGGCCATCAAA ATCTTAAAACTGCTGCTCTATCTAGTGAAAAATGGTCACACAGAAATAGTGGAAGAAGTTAAATACCAAGAAGTTGCTTTAAAAGAGGCCATgg GTTTTCATGGTCCTCCTGATGATCTACATGGCAAAGCATTCTATGAGAATATTCGGAAACTTGCAAAG gagTTGTTAGATTTTATCTTCTCAGAAAACAGAGAAGTTTCTGATGCATCACCTCCAC ctGTTCTAGAACTGACTGGCTATGGATCAAATGCTAATACCAAAGGATTGTCTGGATTTGGCTTTAGTGTTAAAAGCCAAA aatcaatatcagaaaaaataactgATGGAGTTACCAGTTTTGTAGACAAACTGTTGCCTTCAAATGACAAAGAACAGGCAGAAACTCAAGCATCACATCTAGGTGATAGTTTACCACAATATAAGcctcttataattaataaagactCTGCTGAAATCGACATGCTTGCACCTGCATCCACGCAAAATGTAACGCAAAAGCTTGCACCTGTTCCTCGATCTAAACGAAAAGCAAGAG TATATAAACCTGGAAAACCTGGTGGAGGATGGGATGATTCCGATGATGAGGAAGAAGAAGATGTCATGGAATTAGCTAGAGAAGATATTAGCAAGTGCAGTTCAGTTTCCTTTGATTGCATTGATATaag taaagttGAAGTTAAAGATAGTGTAATAGATTGGGTTGATGAGCATAAAGTTGTTGATTCCTTCACACTAAATGAGCCACTGCATAAAATAGACTATTCATCTATTACATCTCTCTGTAAAAG tTGCTCGTCATTGAACTGTGATAAAATATTGGCATTTCTCCTTtcaaaacttgaagaaaaagaGGAACTTGTTCAGTta aGAGCCCTTATTTTTgtggaatatttaatatttcacgaTATTGTATCACTTGAATCCCTAATGAAGATTTTGGTTTCTcctctgaataattttattgagaaaGCTGAAGAGGCAccaaattcagttaaaattaaagctaaaaag gtgTGTTTGATCATTAAGAACCTCATCAAATCTTCACCTCATTCTTTTCCGTTTGCATCAACACAAACACCAATCAAATGCAATACATGA